AAAGTAGGGGCAATAAAGTACGCCTCCCTCCGCTCTCCCTTTACATCGCATGGGGTTCTCCTTGCCTCCACAAACTGATGACTAATGCTAATCGTATTGCCACGCAATATGCTGTAGGGAGACTTCCCACGGACCCCTGGATACGGCGGTGGCTGGCGTGctaatattgttttgttgcgGTGTTACTCAACTGGTTTCCAGATGAATTGGCCTCTCATATAACTGTGGCAATTGGGGCAATGTTTATCCAGTCGTCATATTTCAATTGATTGATTAAGGGTGACCGCAATGAGATGCAGCATCTCGTTTTCAAGGGGAACCCTAGACATTCTTATTCTTCCTTTCAGAATTTGACAAATTTGTCACACAAATACATCGAAATTGTCCAGTTGTGTTCAACTTGTGAATACATTTGTGAAACACAACGCCCTCTTCTGATTGGTTGCAGAAATGACAATTATCCATACACAAACTAGTACCTATATCGTTCCTATTCTTTAATCTTTTATGATCAATCCATCcgttttctgaaccgctttttCCTCACGAGGTTCGTGGGCCTGCTGTAGACTCGAACAATTCTGTGTGGCAATTTTCAAACATCCAAGAGACGGATGGAAATTTTGGAGCTcggtgcatttgtttttgggaagtgcACCTTGAGCACTGTGCCCCATATTTTACAAGTTGTCGGCTAATATTAGTAATACACAATACTGacaataaccccccccccccccccccccccttcctcatTTCCAACCCCACGACCCTATCCTCCCTTACCCTCAGTGCTGCAGTCCATCCAACGCCATGGGAAAGAAAAGTCGAGTGAAGATTCAGAAGTCTGGATCAGGAGCTAGTGCTTTGCCTTCTCCCAAAGAGATGATGAATCTGATTGTTGAACTTCTGCAAAGTaggtcacgggcgtgctgaAACGCTGCCTACTAATTTTGAACGCGGCTCAGCGTGGATACCCGAAAGACTATGCTCCGCGGTGTCCATGTTTGAATAGTGtagtggtttgtttgtttgttttcttcagattgtttgtttgtttgttttcagagtGCAGCAGTGAATCCCCATCTGCCAGTGAAGAGTGGGAGGAATATATCCAAATCAAAAGCTTGGTTGAGAAGATCCGCAAGAAACAGAAGGGTAATTTGACTTCTGTGTATGTGATGGGATGGACTGTCATCTGTGATGTTGCCACATCATGGCAACAATGACAACGAGTCGTACGTTGAATCGCTGCTCATGGGCGAAACTAAGTATATGGTGGTGGTAAATCCTGTTGCTGTCACAATCCAATGAAATGTCTGTTTCGCTCGCGCTCTCTGTGTCCGTTAGTGGCTCGGTCCTCTACCGTCTAATTAACTAGGATGTAGTAAAGCCTTTTCATACGGACGGGGCTATGGGGAAACCATTTCAGAGCATCctatttgtaattttacatttttatataaGTATTGGAAATGTCAGTCAAATTTCAAAGTGTCCTATTTCTGGTACGTGGGTCGTATTTGAGGGTTGCAGACACAGGCATTTCCAACATCTGGTGTCCTATTTCAGGTATGTCGGTCGTATTTGAGGGTTGCAGACACAGGCATTTCCAAGATCTGGTGTCCTGGGCAAAAGCCAACGGGTCATCCTGTGATGGTCTCCAAATTGGCAACTTTGGAAAAGAAGGCTATGGTCTTCAAGCCAAGAAAGACATCAAGGTGAAAATGAGTGTGGTGTTGATGATACTGTACTTTGCTTGACTTTTTCCTGCGGCTTGTGTTCTCTGTACAGGCAGAAGAACTCTTCTTATGCATTCCtaggaagatgatgatgacctTGGAATCAGCACAAACTTCCGTCCTGGGTAAGGATTTTCCAGCTTCATTGAAGCCAACCAAATGTTAGCATGACATCACCCAGAGCATTTGGTTTCTTCCTGTGCTTACTGCTGATGTGTGCCACATTGTCAAAGTAGTGTCCAAATGGATTGAATTGTCTTAGGACCTCTGCTACGCCAGGACCGAATTCTGAAGGCAATGGGCAACGTGTCACTCGCCCTCCACCTGCTTTGCGAGCGCGCCAATCCTACATCTAGGTGGCTGCCGTATATTCGCAGTCTTCCCCAGGATTACAGTACCCCGCTGTATTACCAGCCAGAAGAAGTTCAGCTGCTTCTGGGCACACAAGCTATTCAGGATGTCTTCAGCCAATTCAAGAACACAGCACGCCAGTATGCCTACTTCTACAAACTTTTACAGGTAGGGAAACGTTGAGGATAACGCTGAAAACATGCAGTGAACAGGAACAACACTCACATGAGCAAAGTGTCAAGTTAGTCTGCTAAATGAGTCTTTTTCCAATTGGATTATTTTGGGCTGCCAAAAGACATATACGAGACTAAAAGGACGCAATAGTTCaatgttcatttgtttgtgtcaaacgtacatatattgtatatagAACCCTTTGCCATAATTTCCAGACTCATCCTGCTGCCGCTGTTCTCCCCTTGAAGGACAGCTTCACATTTGATGATTACAGGTCAGTGTGCGAGCAGTAAAGTTGATAAAATGATCATACgctggcttttttttggggggggggttagggttagtaagTAATCAAGGTATGTTATCACTCAAATCCTCCTTTTCTCATTTCTTTCTCAGGTGGGCAGTGTCTTCCGTCATGACCCGTCAGAATCAGATCCCTACTGAGGATGGCAGCCAAATCACACAAGCGCTCATTCCTCTTTGGGACATGTGTAACCACACAAATGGTCTGGTAGGATTATAATTTCCTGCTTTAACACTAGAATCACTaggcaggatttttttttttttgacaatg
Above is a genomic segment from Syngnathus acus chromosome 22, fSynAcu1.2, whole genome shotgun sequence containing:
- the setd3 gene encoding actin-histidine N-methyltransferase — encoded protein: MGKKSRVKIQKSGSGASALPSPKEMMNLIVELLQKCSSESPSASEEWEEYIQIKSLVEKIRKKQKGMSVVFEGCRHRHFQDLVSWAKANGSSCDGLQIGNFGKEGYGLQAKKDIKAEELFLCIPRKMMMTLESAQTSVLGPLLRQDRILKAMGNVSLALHLLCERANPTSRWLPYIRSLPQDYSTPLYYQPEEVQLLLGTQAIQDVFSQFKNTARQYAYFYKLLQTHPAAAVLPLKDSFTFDDYRWAVSSVMTRQNQIPTEDGSQITQALIPLWDMCNHTNGLITTGYNLEDDRCECVALTNYKENEQIYIFYGTRSNADFFVHNGFFFQDNVHDRVKIKLGISKSERLYAMKAEVLARAGLPVSCVFALHASGSPVSAQLLAFLRVFCMTEEELKDYLVGDSVNKILNLSNHEFPVSWGNEIKLWTFLETRLTLLLRNYKTTSEEDSVMLQQPDLSAHARAAIQLRLAEKQILLKSLANGQAKLMHFEKKLAEGMPLPCCDNGGMASCENTNCISSDQGVDVWAGQGV